A single Cannabis sativa cultivar Pink pepper isolate KNU-18-1 chromosome 7, ASM2916894v1, whole genome shotgun sequence DNA region contains:
- the LOC133039897 gene encoding LRR receptor-like serine/threonine-protein kinase GHR1, translating to MKFGGLFVLFLLFVSAMGQLPSQDILALLEFRKGIKRDPTGYVLNSWNDESIDFNGCPSSWNGIVCNGGNVAGVVLDNLSLSAEADLSVFANLTKLVKLSMANNSISGKIPDNIADFRSLQYLDISNNLFSSPLPVGIGRLQSLQNLSLSGNNFSGSIPESISGLSSLQSLDMARNSFSGSLPTSLTKLDKLVFLNMSLNSFDKKIPKGLELISGLDVIDLHGNMLEGHLDVEFFFFTTATHVDFSSNMLTSSQQEKFISKISDTIKFLNLSHNQLTGSLVSGGELQIFENLKVLDLSYNQLSGELPGFSFVYDLQVLKLSNNRFSGEIPNNLLKGDSLVLTELDLSGNNLSGPISMISSTNLRVLNLSSNVLIGDLPMLTGSCSVLDLSHNQFEGNLTRMAKWGNIEFLDLSRNRLTGIIPEVTPQFLRLNYLNLSGNSLSSSLPRVITRYPKLRVVDLSSNRFDGSVNDLLTMSTLQEAHLDHNLFSGSVKLSPVSPSNSNLQILDLSHNQFSGYFPDQLGSTPIQVLNIAGNNFSGSLPTSITDLSSLSSLDISQNHFTGPLPNNFPDSLQGFNASYNDLNGVVPENLRRFPRSSFFPGNNRLSLPSGSPDSSNSPAENSKKKSLKTVVKVIIIASCIVALLIILLLAIFFHYIRVARRIPPEHTIKKDANRHAQPNPSRIRGTDTVGALTVSAEDLVASKKGSSSEIISSDEKAVAFAGFSSPLKDSHLSWSPESGDLLATESLAKLDVRSPDRLVGELYFLDDTVTLSPEELSRAPAEVLGRSSHGTSYRATLDNGLFLTVKWLREGVAKQKKEFAKEAKKFANIRHPNVVGLKGYYWGPTQHEKLILSDYISPGSLASYLYDRPGRKGPPLTWAQRLKIAVDVSRGLNYLHFDRAVPHGNLKATNILLDGPDLNARVADYCLHRLMTQAGTMEQILDAGVLGYRAPELATMKKPLPSFKSDVYAFGVIMLELLTGRSAGDVVSGEEGGGVDLTDWVRVRVSEGRGSECFDAVLTPEMGNPLVEKGMKEVLGIGLRCIRSVSERPGIKTIYEDLSSI from the exons ATGAAGTTTGGTGGGCTTTTTGTATTATTCCTACTTTTTGTATCTGCCATGGGACAACTTCCTTCCCAGGACATTTTGGCTTTACTTGAATTCAGAAAGGGTATCAAGCGTGATCCCACTGGTTATGTCCTAAATTCTTGGAATGATGAGTCTATAGACTTTAATGGATGTCCTTCTTCTTGGAATGGAATTGTCTGCAATGGTGGGAATGTTGCTGGTGTTGTTCTTGACAACTTAAGTCTTTCTGCTGAGGCAGATTTGAGTGTGTTTGCAAATCTCACAAAGCTTGTCAAGCTTTCCATGGCCAACAACTCAATCAGTGGCAAAATTCCAGACAATATAGCTGACTTTCGCAGCCTCCAATATCTTGATATCTCCAATAATCTATTCTCTTCTCCCTTACCAGTGGGGATTGGTAGATTACAGAGCTTACAAAACCTTTCATTATCTGGGAACAACTTTTCGGGTTCTATTCCTGAATCAATTTCGGGGCTTTCCTCCCTCCAGTCCTTGGACATGGCTAGAAACTCCTTTTCAGGGTCACTACCAACATCACTGACAAAGTTAGACAAGCTGGTGTTTCTAAATATGTCTTTGAACAGCTTTGACAAGAAAATCCCAAAAGGGCTTGAGCTGATTTCAGGTCTTGATGTAATTGACTTGCACGGGAATATGCTGGAGGGTCATCTTGATGTTgagttttttttcttcacaactGCCACTCATGTAGATTTTAGCAGCAATATGCTAACTAGTTCACAGCAGGAGAAGTTTATATCAAAGATTTCTGACACTATCAAATTCCTGAATCTTAGCCATAACCAACTTACTGGATCACTGGTAAGTGGTGGTGAGCTCCAAATATTCGAAAACTTGAAGGTGTTGGATTTGAGCTACAATCAGCTTTCTGGTGAACTCCCTGGATTTAGTTTTGTCTATGATCTCCAAGTCCTCAAGCTCAGTAACAACAGGTTTTCTGGAGAGATTCCCAACAACCTATTAAAAGGAGATTCTCTGGTCTTAACTGAACTAGATTTGAGTGGCAACAATCTCTCAG GACCAATTAGCATGATCTCGTCCACGAATTTACGTGTCCTCAACCTTTCCTCCAATGTGCTTATTGGTGACTTACCAATGCTGACTGGAAGCTGTTCTGTTCTTGATCTTTCACACAACCAGTTTGAAGGAAATCTAACCAGGATGGCGAAATGGGGAAACATTGAATTCCTTGATTTGAGTCGGAATCGTTTGACAGGAATCATTCCTGAGGTAACCCCACAATTTTTGCGCTTAAATTATCTCAACCTCTCCGGGAATTCACTCAGTAGCTCTCTTCCGCGTGTAATAACTCGGTATCCAAAGCTTAGAGTTGTTGATCTCAGTTCCAACCGATTTGATGGATCAGTTAATGACTTGTTAACAATGTCAACCTTGCAAGAAGCTCATCTTGATCATAATCTATTTTCGGGTTCTGTTAAATTGTCACCTGTGTCTCCCAGTAACTCTAATCTTCAAATTCTTGATCTTTCTCATAACCAGTTCAGTGGCTATTTTCCTGATCAATTGGGTTCAACTCCAATTCAAGTACTCAATATTGCAGGAAACAACTTTTCTGGTTCACTACCTACTTCGATTACTGACTTGAGCTCACTAAGCTCATTAGACATATCACAGAATCATTTTACAGGCCCTCTGCCAAATAACTTCCCTGATTCCCTTCAAGGCTTTAATGCCTCCTACAATGATCTTAATGGTGTTGTGCCAGAGAACCTAAGAAGGTTTCCAAGATCATCTTTCTTTCCTGGAAACAATCGTTTGAGTCTTCCAAGTGGTTCTCCTGATTCAAGCAATTCACCAGCTGAAAACTCGAAGAAAAAGTCACTCAAGACAGTGGtcaaagtaataataatagcaTCTTGTATTGTTGCTTTGCTCATTATTCTTCTGCttgcaatcttctttcattacATTCGTGTTGCAAGAAGAATACCCCCCGAGCACACCATCAAAAAGGATGCCAATAGGCATGCTCAACCGAACCCCTCTAGAATTCGTGGAACAGACACTGTTGGTGCTTTGACTGTTTCAGCTGAGGATCTTGTAGCATCGAAAAAAGGATCATCGTCTGAAATTATCAGCTCTGATGAGAAGGCTGTTGCTTTTGCTGGCTTTTCTTCTCCTTTGAAGGACAGTCATTTGTCTTGGTCACCAGAGTCTGGAGATTTGCTTGCCACAGAAAGCCTTGCAAAATTGGATGTGAGGTCGCCAGATAGACTGGTGGGCGAGCTTTATTTTCTCGATGATACTGTCACATTGTCGCCTGAGGAATTGTCTAGGGCCCCTGCTGAAGTGTTGGGGAGAAGCAGCCACGGGACGTCATACAGGGCAACTTTGGACAATGGGCTGTTCTTGACAGTGAAATGGTTGAGAGAAGGTGTGGCAAAACAGAAAAAAGAGTTTGCCAAGGAAGCTAAAAAATTTGCAAATATCAGGCATCCTAATGTGGTTGGTCTAAAAGGGTACTACTGGGGGCCAACACAGCATGAGAAGCTTATTCTTTCAGATTACATCTCACCTGGAAGTCTTGCAAGCTATCTATATG ATCGTCCGGGAAGGAAAGGTCCCCCATTAACATGGGCACAAAGGCTCAAAATTGCAGTTGATGTTTCCCGCGGTCTAAACTATCTTCATTTTGACCGAGCTGTTCCACACGGTAACCTCAAGGCAACAAACATACTCCTAGATGGTCCTGATCTCAATGCTCGTGTAGCCGACTACTGCCTCCACCGTCTGATGACTCAAGCTGGCACTATGGAACAAATTCTTGATGCAGGTGTCTTAGGCTATCGCGCACCAGAGTTAGCTACTATGAAGAAGCCATTGCCTTCCTTCAAGTCTGATGTGTATGCCTTTGGTGTTATAATGTTGGAACTCTTAACTGGAAGGTCTGCTGGTGATGTGGTTTCGGGTGAGGAAGGAGGAGGTGTTGATTTGACAGATTGGGTACGCGTGAGAGTATCTGAAGGCCGTGGTTCTGAGTGTTTTGATGCTGTTTTGACACCCGAAATGGGGAATCCATTAGTAGAGAAGGGAATGAAGGAAGTGCTTGGAATAGGATTGAGATGTATAAGATCAGTTTCAGAAAGGCCTGgtatcaaaactatatatgaaGATCTTTCATCAATATAA